A single window of Thiomicrorhabdus immobilis DNA harbors:
- a CDS encoding cytochrome-c peroxidase, translating into MKRQPHLFFILFFVIALTGYFAFNENSKADGKQPTYISQEFEILEKQQTENLIQPIPESLPLNSQKVILGEKLFADKNLSATKTISCSSCHNLALGGTDQKAVSTGIHNRLGTINAPTVFNSGFNFVQFWDGRAPDLATQAVSPLFNENEMGNTNWESIISYLNKDNEYRTLFQNAYASPATPKALLDSLSEYQKSLITPNSKLDQYLKGDHSALNTLELEGYQLFINRGCISCHQGINMGGNLYQKAGVFKELSTTKTGDWDGRYKITKNIQDKGVFKVPSLRNIELTAPYFHDGSAKTLKAAVESMAKSQLGTELTEQESYKIVTFLKALTGEYKKHPL; encoded by the coding sequence TATTTTTTGTAATAGCCCTTACGGGTTATTTTGCATTTAATGAAAACTCGAAAGCGGACGGCAAACAGCCAACCTACATTTCACAAGAGTTTGAGATTTTAGAAAAGCAACAAACAGAAAACCTGATCCAACCCATTCCAGAAAGTTTGCCTCTCAATTCACAGAAGGTGATTTTAGGTGAAAAATTATTTGCTGATAAAAACCTATCGGCAACCAAAACCATATCTTGCTCAAGCTGCCACAACCTTGCTTTAGGAGGCACCGATCAAAAAGCTGTTTCAACAGGAATCCACAATAGACTTGGCACCATAAACGCACCTACCGTATTTAACAGCGGTTTTAATTTTGTTCAATTTTGGGACGGTAGAGCTCCAGATTTAGCGACACAAGCCGTGTCACCTCTTTTCAATGAAAATGAAATGGGAAATACCAACTGGGAATCGATTATTAGTTATCTGAACAAAGACAATGAATACCGGACTCTTTTCCAAAATGCTTATGCCTCTCCAGCCACACCTAAAGCCCTCTTGGATTCTCTCTCCGAATATCAAAAATCATTGATCACACCCAATTCAAAGCTTGACCAGTATCTTAAAGGTGACCACTCTGCTTTAAATACTCTGGAACTGGAAGGTTATCAGCTATTTATCAACCGTGGTTGCATCTCCTGTCATCAAGGCATCAATATGGGAGGGAACCTATATCAAAAAGCAGGCGTCTTTAAAGAGCTCTCCACCACCAAAACAGGGGATTGGGACGGTCGTTACAAGATAACCAAAAACATTCAGGACAAGGGGGTATTCAAAGTTCCCTCATTGAGAAATATCGAGCTTACTGCGCCATACTTTCACGACGGCTCCGCTAAAACCCTTAAGGCGGCCGTTGAATCAATGGCCAAATCCCAGCTGGGCACGGAGCTTACAGAACAAGAGTCTTATAAAATCGTGACATTTTTAAAAGCCTTAACCGGTGAGTATAAAAAACACCCCTTATGA